The window CCCTAAACCACATCACGGATTACCAGGAGAAGGCAGAGAGCTGCCCCGATTGTTCTTTCCTGCATGAGGCGCTTGAGACATGGAAAGCTGCTGTGCAAAGTCCGCGGCTCTTGTCACTTCTTCCATGGGCACGGATGCTCTTGCGTGTGCCAACAAGTCCACGGCATTCTGACCGGAGGTTTGAGCGGCGTTGGACGTAAATGCAAGCCCGATTGTCCGATTTAGCTCTTGGGTCTTACGCAGCAGCTGGGAAACGGTATGTGCGAACATCATCGGATTGTCGATGGGGGCTGTGCCTGCGTCGATTAACAGCTCGGGCCCTTTGTTGTATGGAGCGATGGTAGCGAGTTGAGTCTCTAACGCACTCAATTGATCTTGTAGTTCGACAGCATGTGTTGCAGCCATCTCTGCCCACTGCTGCTGATAGATGGGCCCAGCGAGTCGAAGCTCGGTCATGGTGAAGTCTGTTTTCAACCGATCCAAGGCATACGCATGTTGCAAGGCACGCTGAGCATTCTCGAGCACGTCGCGCGAAAACTGGGATGCAGCCATCTTCTGATCGTCATTCGATCTGCCGGAGGTCGAGAAGTACCTCTTGATGAGGGCATCTGCAGGGGGCTCAGCGCCCGTTACACTATAGACGCTAACGGGAAGCGCCTTGCTCCTCGGGAGTGAAGACGCATTGGCATCGTACTGGCCTTGGGTGTTCAGATTCACAATCAGGAGTTGTTGCTCTGGCAGTGTCTTCAGCCTTGACACGATTTCTGCTCTTCGCGATTCGCTCGATAGAACTCCCGATACCAACAGTCGCCCATCTGGCGTTCTCAATATCTGCAACGGCTCTCCAATGTCGGCTTGCATCTTTGTCATCGCGTACAGCGTCTCGACCTGCAACTGAACCAACTTCGTCTCGGACGTTGTCGAACTTTGGCGCTCTGAAGCAGTTCGGCCTGGCACATCGGTTGATCCACCTTGACTCTTTTGCTCAGAGAACACATTATCCAGAACTTGCGACGACGGCTCAAACTCTTGCGTCAATAAGACGAATTTAGCGCTCCGGATCGGCGACGTACTGCCCAGATGCAACTCTTCTCGAACAACCTTGAAATGCTTATCGAGCACAAGGACACCCGAGTCGACATGCCCTTCCAGCTGCGGTCCAAAGGAGGCGCTGAGCGTATACCCGTCCGCATCGGTTGCAGCCTGTACGGTTTTACCCACCAGGCTGCGGAAGCTTTGCGGCGATACGTCACGCTTCCATAAATCATTCTCAAGAAGCTGGCGTGCCGCGTGGTCAACGATTGCACCTTCTGGAGCGGTCGATTCATCCGCGTGTCCGTCTCGACTGTTCCACGCCGACGCAAGAAGATGATGATGGGTGTCATAGAGACGTCGCATGGAGCGACCATTCTGTTGCCACACTTCAACAACACCCTTGAGTTGTTGACCGTTGGAGCTTGTTTCTTCCAGCACCAGGGTCTGATGCTTCGTAGCCTCCACCATCGCCATTGCTTCCGCCTGAACCGCTTGATCAAGCACTGCATTCCCGTCGACACGAGCAACGCCGACGTGATGGATGAGGTAGGCTCCCGTCGCGAGTACGAGAACAGTTGCAAGAATCCATGCGCCGACAGGCGATGGGAACAGGGTTGAGAGGAGTTCCTTGACCGACAGACGTCGCCCCAAGTTCTGTGTGGGCGTTATGGCCGGAGCATTGGCGCCTTCGCTCAACTCTAGATGGACGGGAAACGCATCAGGATCGAAGTAGATAGCTTCGCCGTGAATACCAAGTCCGTCGAATGTGATTTTAAGATTCAACCTTCGACGTTCACTGAGAGAGATGCTTTGCGACAGGGTTGACGGTCCGCTGGGTGGAGCGTCCCCAATGGAAATCAGCGCGAGTCGAACCTGCTGCTCGCTAAAGACCTCCACAAAGTCAGGCCGCTCGGAGTAGTCCAGTCGCGCAGCGAGTGTGCTTTCCGTCCCATGTACATCGTGGAACGCTAGGACGCGGCCATTCACGGCGATGAACAACGCTTGAGGCCGATGGTGGAAGATGCGCTCTTTGTGTCGGCGCATGATTTCGAAGGTATTGTCGTCTATGCGGGGCGCGGGTCCCTGCATGTTGAGTCCGCGGTCAAAGCCATCAAGCGTATCCCTGTCGATCAGAGTGGGGCGTTGGAAGTGACGATCGATGACATTCAAGCATCGTTCGCAACTGACCATGTGTGAAAGAAGATCGCAAGGAATCGGTGAAGACGGATCCTGCGAATAAAGATCTAATAACGCGGCTTCCGGTAGGCACTCTCCTTTTCTCGCTTCAGCAATCATTGCGCGAAGCTCGGCGAAGAACTCCATCACGGCCACTGAGACAACAGACTCAGGCGGTATCGGCTTACTGCTTTGATCGATGGAATGGACTTTGTCGATGGCAGAAAGATGCGCTCCTAGCTCGGTCCGAGCACTCTTCAGCTTGTTGTAGATGGCGGCGACGGGAAGGATCGCAAGTTCCCCGATCTCGCGGGGGAAATATCCAAGAAAGAAGTGGAGGATGAAATAGCTGAAACTCTTCGATGCGTCCTTTCGCCAGACAGCGTAGGAACAAATCGCGCGAAGTTCGTTCTGGATGGCCAGCGATCCATTCCGATCATTTCCTAGGAGCGCGAACTGTACTGAGTCGAAATCGGCGACACTCACGAACCGCAGCGTCTCGCGAGAGGCCTGATCCAGGCGAGACAGATACACGTGGCGGAGTGAGGTGTAGAGGTAGCCCTCAAGATTGGCAACAGTGTCGAAGTCTACGTTCGTCAACATGAGGTAGACGCACAAGTCGTGGACGACTTCCCGAGCCAAACCTGCATCGCCTCGAGTCAGCAGAACGCCCCAGCGAAGCAGTCGATCGTAATGGCGTTCGAGGAACTCGTCCGGCTTTCGGAGAGAACCGAACGCGCTCCATGTTGTTTTCTTTGGGACCATCAAGCGTAATGAGGGATTGCCGGTTTCGAATCTACCCTTCAACCCCATAATTATTTTCTCACTGGGCAAGCATCGCGACGAATTGCGTCATTCGTGCCGTTCCAAGGTAGTTTCGGTAACGCATGCGGCTCTATCGCTACAACATGCTGCAGCCTCTGCCTGATCCGCACAACGCTCCTGCCCGCCTATCTACTTACGTTCACTTCCACCAACACCGACACGCCAGCAAAGCCGACATTGCGCGTACACACCCGGCCCTGTTAAGTGGGAGTTGTCTTCTTGTTGCCTGCGTGACCATCTTTGCGGCCAACACGCTGCATTGGCCGCTATCGGGCGATGCAGCGCTTATGCGCTACATCAGCTTCCTGATGGACCACGGGCGCGTACCGTATCGCCAAATCGACGACATGAACCTGCCCGGCTCATATTTGGTGGATTATGCCGTCCTTCATCTGCTTGGTAGCAGCTCCCTGGTATGGCGCATCTTCGACCTCGGCCTGACGGCGGTCGCCGCAGTTGCAATGATGTCGATAGCACGACCCTATGGGTGGTTTTCGGGGTTATCAGCCGCGGCGTTGCTGACACTCATTCACGGTCAAGACGGCATCTTCGAACTCGGCCAGCGCGATCTTGTTGTGGCAGTCCTTGTATTGCTCGCGTACGCAACGTTCTTTCAGGCAACCAGAAAGGAGTCACCGCGGTGGATGCTCGCCTTTGGCATAAGTGCAAGCCTTGCTACGACGATCAAGCCCATCTTCATCTTCTTTGGCGTCGCCTTGCTTCTCGTGATGGTGGCCGAGAAGACAAAGAGACAGCAGACAGTCTCCTCATTCGCCTACTACGGTATCGTCGGTCTACTGCTACCGCTTGCGGCTACGGCTACCTTCCTCTCGGCGATGCATGCATCCACGGACTTCATCTCCGTCATGACGGGCCTGCTGCCATTCCACACGGGGTTAGCGCGGAAGCCCTTAGGCTTTCTACTCTTGCATTCTTTCTCACCTCTCCTGCCACTCGTCCTGTTGTGGATTCCCTGCCTCCGCACGCAATGGAGGCGATGGGGCACGTTTGAGGGAAAAGCCATGCTGATTGGCCTGACGTTTGGACTTGTCTCATACATTGCACAAGGAAAGGGATTCTCTTATCACCGCTATCCGTTTCTCGCCATGCTCCTGATGATCATGAGCATCGATTGCTATCGCAGCACACAGGAGAGCGGCTGGGCGCGGCCTATTGGTTGGGTGGGGATTGCGTTCGGCGCACTTATCCTGGCACCGCTCTGCACCATCAAAGCAAGTCGGTACGACTGGCATAACAACGAATTCTCCGAGATGCTGCAGAGTGATCTGCTGCGTTTGAGCGGTGGAAGTGTATCGGGCCATGTGCAATGCATCGACACAATCGGCGGATGCTTCTCCGTTCTCTACGACTTGAGAGCCTTGCAACGCGATCGATTTATCTACGACGAGTTCCTATTCAACGCGACAGAGAATCAGGCTGTTCTGAGAGCGCGGGAGTCGTTCTTCGAGGAACTTCGGCGAAAGCCACCACAGTTACTTGTGGTCACAGACGATCTGTTCCCTTCAGGTCCGAACAACTTCCAGAAGGTAAAGCAGTGGCCTAAGTTCGCAAGCTATCTGAAAGCAAACTACTTTCAATGTGCCCAAGGCCGACCACCACACACGATCAAGTGGTGGAGTCGTGAGCAACAGCCGAGTACGTATCAAATCCTTTGCTATCGACCCGGGATATGAAGCTCTTGTTCCACCGGATCGAGCGAAACATACCCGCTGGCTGATTAGAAAGATCGCGGTGTTCCCGCGCTTATTGATGGACTGAGAGCGGCAAGGAGTAGCTCGTAAGAGATAACGACAAACTCAGTTCATTGGGCTTCAGAAAACGCGTCCGACAGCTCGACTTATTGGAACCGACGTAATACCTACCAGCAAGCGCATGACCTACGATTTCGCCATCTTGTCCCTTTAGTACAACGGGCCCTCGTGAGACCTCTCGACCGTCTTCACCGTGTAACCCACCGGGACTCGAAACAGCGCCGCATTCGGTTCCTTGCGAACCACCTCTGCCAGGTCCACTGTTCGCAGCGCTGCGGGTGGATCCTGCCACTGCTCCATCATGACCAGCTTGAGGTCATCGGATATCCACGCAGTGTGTATCTTGGTGATCGGACGGTCGTTGCCACTACGCCCTGCGGGCACTATCGTTGTCACTTTCACCACCCGTAGCGGAATGTTGTCTAGCACCTGAAGCGGATCTTCAGACACGGTGCTGACCGGCTGCGGTCTCGTGCCGTCGCCCACCGATTGACGCATCAGCTTTGCCGCAGAACGCTGTGCCTCAACCGACTCCGGTGTCTTCGCCTCCCATTTCGTGACCTTGGCCACCTGGGGTTCGCCTGCACCCTGTCGCCACGTCGTCATCGTGCCAGCGACCGGATCCATCACATAAATCTCTACCTTTTGCTCGTGGTCCGGCGCGCAACCGCACGGCTGCTCGACGCGTACACGTCCTTCGGAGTCGCGATAGATCGCATGATGACCGAAGTGCTCGATGTTTGTTCCATCCTGGAGAGTTTTGCCCGTCTTGGCGACCTGCTGCGCAGAGAAAGGCTGCCCCTGTACCACGAAAGCCGTCAGCGAGTGGTTTAAGGCCGCCATTCGATAGGTGCGAATATGGTTCGGGATCGCCCTGCACTTGCTGCTGTGCCTCTATGCTCATGGCAATAGCCATGCACACTGCTGTCGCTCCTGCCCGCCAAATACGCATACGTCCATCATCCTCCGGTACAGAACGAGTCAGCAAATCAGTTAGCGGCCTCTCGCTCTGACATGGTTTCCAGATTGACTGGGGTATTGCGCACCGTGCTTTAATTGGTTGCCCACGCAAGAGGGCCCGGACCGGGCTAGAGACAGAAAGAGGGGAGATGCGCGTACTTAGCATTGGCGAGATCCTGTGGGATCATTGCGGCACTCAGAGAACCCTCGGCGGCGCTCCCCTCAATTTCTCCGCACACATGTCTCGCCTCGGAAACGAAGTCGCGATCTTAAGCGCAGTCGGCAGGGACGACTCGGGCGACGAAGCTGTTCAGAACATCAAGAATCTTGGAGTGGACCTACGTTTTCTGCAAACCAGTTCGGAAGCGGCCACGGGGAGTACCTCCGTTGTGCTAAGCCCGAACGGTGAGCCGACCTCGAGAATCAACCGTCCTGCTGCCTACGATTTCGTGAAGGTCGACACTTTCGCGATGCAGGAAATCGGTGAATACAGACCAGACTGGCTTTACATCGGAACTCTCTTCCACCTGCAACCGGAATTTGCTCTTCGAACAGTCCATTTGCGCAGGAGCATGCCACATCTCCGTGTTTTCTATGACATCAATCTGAGGCCCGACAATTGGAGCCTTCCGTTGGTAAAGTGCTTATCAAGCCACGCGAACATCGTGAAACTCAATGAATCGGAAGCTCATACACTCGCGGAAGCCAGCGGTTTCCGAAACTTTGATGCGAGTCCGGAAGGGTTCTGTCATCAGTGGTTGCGGATATTCGATCTGGAATGTGTCTGCTTGACGCTCGGTGCAGCTGGATGCCTCCTCGTCACAACCAAGGAGGTTCTGACCATACCCTGCGCTCACATTCAGGTGTTGGATCCGTTAGGTGCGGGCGATGCATTCAGCGCGGGCTTTGTTCATGCTTGGCATCACGGTTTGAGCATGGAACATTCAGGACGCGTTGCCAACTACATGGGTGGCCTCGTTGCAAGAAAAATCGGTGCGATACCTGAGTGGTCGGAGCAGGAACGCGAACTGCTGCAAGAACAGTTCGCATTGCAGCAGAATCGCGATGGAATTCCAGCTAGTTGAGACGGAACGCATAGAGAGTGTCGGTCGCAGCCGCGATCACATACTGTTTCCCATCCAGCAGGAACGTCTGGACCGGTCCGGAGACATCTCCTAAATGGACATGCCATAACGGATTTCCGTTGGCAGGATCATAGGCTACAAGATTGCCTTGAGGATCACCTGCAAAGAGCAAACCACCTGCTGTATTCAGAAGGGCGTGACCGACATTCGTTCCACCCCAACTCGGAGCCTCCGGATACTTGTGCCGCCACGCAATCTTTCCGGTCTTGTAATCCATCGCGGTGAGGTAACTTCCAATGAGGCCGACACCGAGTTCATCTTTTCCTCCCAATCCCATGGCACCTCGGGGATCTGTCTCTGTCAGGTAATACATGGAATATGCATCCTCAGTCGTGACGTAAAAGAGCCCTGTCTGCGGATTGAAGGATGGCGGCATCCAGTTCGTTGCCCCCGCGTTCACGGGCGAGACAAGCGAGCCCGCAATATCGAAGTCCTTCTTCGGATCACGAATTGGCCTACCCTTTGTGTCCAAACCGGTAGCCCAGTTAGCTATGGGTGAGAACTTGCTCGTGAGCAGATGTTCGCCTGACAAACGATCCAGAACATAGAAGTAGCCATTGCGTGTAGCCTGTAAAACCAGCTTGCGCGGCCTTCCTCCAAACGGAGCGTCCACAAGGACCGGTGTCTGTGTCGAATCCCAATCATGCGTGTCATGAGGCGACGTCTGGTAATGCCAGACCAGCTTCCCCGTATCCACGTTGATGGCGACAAGAGAGCATGTGTATAGGTTGTCGCCTTCGCCGCGGCTCTGTGAAGTATAGGCAGGTGTGGGATTGCCAGTGCCGAGAATGTAGAGATGCGTTTCAGGATCATAAGAACCTGGAATCCACATCGGACCGCCGCCATATTTCGCAGCACGCAAGTTCGCCCAAGTTTTCAAGGCTGGATCGTCCTCGGTCTGTGGCGTGGCGTACCACTTCCATTGGACGTCTCCCGTTTCGGGATCAAAGGACGTGAGTGCCTCTGGCGCATCAAGATCGTTTCCAGTACCGACCAAGAGATGGTCTCCGATAAGGATGGGGGCGCCCGTAGAAAAGTACTGTTCGTTGAAGGGAGCAATCACCTTATGCCACTTTTCTGTTCCATTCTTGGCGCTGATTGCAACGAGGTAATCATCCGGCGTCTCGAGGAAGAGCGTGTCCTTGTAGAGTGCAAGTCCGCGATTCCCGGTATGTGTGCCTCCGCGTGTCTTCCAAACAAAGTGCCACAAGATGTTGCCATCGCGTGCATCCATCGCCCAAGCATTATCAGGAGTCGAGAGATAGATGGTGTCGTTCCAGACGATGGCAGAGCAGACAATACGGCTGGAACGCGAAGTCGCGCCGCTCTCGTTCAAGTCTCCCTTCCCTTCACCGGCAATGATGGTTGGTGCGGGCGCAGGGCCCGCGAAGAAACTTGCACGTCCACCGGAAGTGGGAAGCCCTGAGTTAATGCGCGATGTCCACGCCAGCGAAAGGTTCTTTACATTCGCTGCCGTGATCTGTTTTAGCTGGCTGTATCGCTGCCCCGTGTAATCACCGGAATAGGTTGGCCAGGTTGCGTTGAGGCGACCCAATAGATCGCTTGGCGCGAGTGATTGAGCGGGCAAGCGAGGAGAGACTCCCGCGAAAAGAACCAGGGAAAAGCGCAGCGCTCGTAGCATCTTCATCGGAGTGTGACCAGGTACGCGGTGAGGTCGTGAATCGACTTGTCTGTGTAAGAAGACAGCAGGTCAAGATGCCCCTTCAACGGATCATGCACGACAACCTTCGGATCATCGGTCGCACGGGTAAAACTGCGGATGGTTCCGTTATCTGTCTTCAGACGAACGATGAAGTCATCGATACGCAGCAAATCACCCTTCACAATCATTCCAGCCTTCGTCACGGTTACTGTCTTCTGTGGCGTTTTGACCGAGGGATCGCCGCCCCGCATACCCGGCATCATCCAAGTCTGTTGCAAGGTGCGTGGGTCTGTCGTTCTTGCTCCAATGCCCTTTAGGTCCCCTGTGACCGAATGGCACGATGAGCATTTGGACTGAAACTGTTTCTCGCCCTCGATGCGATCTCCCACCGGAATGATGAGTGCTGCCTCGCGACGCTGATTCCCGCTGACTGGAATGCTGTGCAGAAATCCGGCGATTTGCTTGATCTGCTGTGCCGTCAGATCAAAGGAAGGCATACCCTGCTGAGGACGGCCATGAAGGACAACTTCGCCGATCTTCTCTCCGTCCTCATCGTTCAAGACAACGCTCGATCGAAGTAGATTGGGGCCGCTCTCTCCGCCCCGTGCATCCGAACCATGACAGAACGCACAACGAACGCTGAAAAGATTCTTGCCTTGCTCCGCCAATCCGGAATCGACGGCTTTGCGAGCATAAGGATTCGGTCGAGACAATGGCGCAGCCTGTCCCTGTTGCGCCTGCACGGGCAAGGCAAGTAGAAGACTGCACGCCGCGAAGGACATGCTTGCTCCAACAGCTCTTGGCCAATGAAATTCCAGAATGTTCACAGCGCCTCCCTATGCTTCCGCAGTAAAGGTTGGCTGTTGATTCAGAACCACAGCAGTTTCGTGACTCATCTCGCGGATGGTATCGGTAATGCTTTCGCGCCCGATGCCACTCTGCTTAAAGCCGCCGAAAGGAACGTTGCCGGGACGGAAAGACCCTGGTCCGTTCACGACCACGCCTCCCACTTCGAGCCTGTTCGCCACCGTAAGCGCGTTGTGAATGTTTTCCGAAAAGACGCTTGCCTGTAAACCATAGGGCGACTCATTCACTACACGAATCGCCTCACCCACGCTCTGAAATGGGACGATGGGAGCAACTGGACCGAAGACCTCATCAAGGAGGCAAGGCATCGCACTATCGACTTCAACCAGAACTGTGGGCTCATAGAAGTTGTCACCCACGCGGTGTCCACCAATAAGGCATTTCGCACCGAGCTCAATCGACTTTTGAACTTCCAAATGCACCCGTTCGGCAGCTTGCGGTGTGATCAGCGGACCAAGATCTGTCTGCTCGGACGAGGGGTCC of the Terriglobus sp. TAA 43 genome contains:
- a CDS encoding RNA polymerase sigma factor, which codes for MGLKGRFETGNPSLRLMVPKKTTWSAFGSLRKPDEFLERHYDRLLRWGVLLTRGDAGLAREVVHDLCVYLMLTNVDFDTVANLEGYLYTSLRHVYLSRLDQASRETLRFVSVADFDSVQFALLGNDRNGSLAIQNELRAICSYAVWRKDASKSFSYFILHFFLGYFPREIGELAILPVAAIYNKLKSARTELGAHLSAIDKVHSIDQSSKPIPPESVVSVAVMEFFAELRAMIAEARKGECLPEAALLDLYSQDPSSPIPCDLLSHMVSCERCLNVIDRHFQRPTLIDRDTLDGFDRGLNMQGPAPRIDDNTFEIMRRHKERIFHHRPQALFIAVNGRVLAFHDVHGTESTLAARLDYSERPDFVEVFSEQQVRLALISIGDAPPSGPSTLSQSISLSERRRLNLKITFDGLGIHGEAIYFDPDAFPVHLELSEGANAPAITPTQNLGRRLSVKELLSTLFPSPVGAWILATVLVLATGAYLIHHVGVARVDGNAVLDQAVQAEAMAMVEATKHQTLVLEETSSNGQQLKGVVEVWQQNGRSMRRLYDTHHHLLASAWNSRDGHADESTAPEGAIVDHAARQLLENDLWKRDVSPQSFRSLVGKTVQAATDADGYTLSASFGPQLEGHVDSGVLVLDKHFKVVREELHLGSTSPIRSAKFVLLTQEFEPSSQVLDNVFSEQKSQGGSTDVPGRTASERQSSTTSETKLVQLQVETLYAMTKMQADIGEPLQILRTPDGRLLVSGVLSSESRRAEIVSRLKTLPEQQLLIVNLNTQGQYDANASSLPRSKALPVSVYSVTGAEPPADALIKRYFSTSGRSNDDQKMAASQFSRDVLENAQRALQHAYALDRLKTDFTMTELRLAGPIYQQQWAEMAATHAVELQDQLSALETQLATIAPYNKGPELLIDAGTAPIDNPMMFAHTVSQLLRKTQELNRTIGLAFTSNAAQTSGQNAVDLLAHARASVPMEEVTRAADFAQQLSMSQAPHAGKNNRGSSLPSPGNP
- a CDS encoding glycosyltransferase family 39 protein, which codes for MRLYRYNMLQPLPDPHNAPARLSTYVHFHQHRHASKADIARTHPALLSGSCLLVACVTIFAANTLHWPLSGDAALMRYISFLMDHGRVPYRQIDDMNLPGSYLVDYAVLHLLGSSSLVWRIFDLGLTAVAAVAMMSIARPYGWFSGLSAAALLTLIHGQDGIFELGQRDLVVAVLVLLAYATFFQATRKESPRWMLAFGISASLATTIKPIFIFFGVALLLVMVAEKTKRQQTVSSFAYYGIVGLLLPLAATATFLSAMHASTDFISVMTGLLPFHTGLARKPLGFLLLHSFSPLLPLVLLWIPCLRTQWRRWGTFEGKAMLIGLTFGLVSYIAQGKGFSYHRYPFLAMLLMIMSIDCYRSTQESGWARPIGWVGIAFGALILAPLCTIKASRYDWHNNEFSEMLQSDLLRLSGGSVSGHVQCIDTIGGCFSVLYDLRALQRDRFIYDEFLFNATENQAVLRARESFFEELRRKPPQLLVVTDDLFPSGPNNFQKVKQWPKFASYLKANYFQCAQGRPPHTIKWWSREQQPSTYQILCYRPGI
- a CDS encoding carbohydrate kinase family protein, with amino-acid sequence MRVLSIGEILWDHCGTQRTLGGAPLNFSAHMSRLGNEVAILSAVGRDDSGDEAVQNIKNLGVDLRFLQTSSEAATGSTSVVLSPNGEPTSRINRPAAYDFVKVDTFAMQEIGEYRPDWLYIGTLFHLQPEFALRTVHLRRSMPHLRVFYDINLRPDNWSLPLVKCLSSHANIVKLNESEAHTLAEASGFRNFDASPEGFCHQWLRIFDLECVCLTLGAAGCLLVTTKEVLTIPCAHIQVLDPLGAGDAFSAGFVHAWHHGLSMEHSGRVANYMGGLVARKIGAIPEWSEQERELLQEQFALQQNRDGIPAS
- a CDS encoding acido-empty-quinoprotein group A, giving the protein MPAQSLAPSDLLGRLNATWPTYSGDYTGQRYSQLKQITAANVKNLSLAWTSRINSGLPTSGGRASFFAGPAPAPTIIAGEGKGDLNESGATSRSSRIVCSAIVWNDTIYLSTPDNAWAMDARDGNILWHFVWKTRGGTHTGNRGLALYKDTLFLETPDDYLVAISAKNGTEKWHKVIAPFNEQYFSTGAPILIGDHLLVGTGNDLDAPEALTSFDPETGDVQWKWYATPQTEDDPALKTWANLRAAKYGGGPMWIPGSYDPETHLYILGTGNPTPAYTSQSRGEGDNLYTCSLVAINVDTGKLVWHYQTSPHDTHDWDSTQTPVLVDAPFGGRPRKLVLQATRNGYFYVLDRLSGEHLLTSKFSPIANWATGLDTKGRPIRDPKKDFDIAGSLVSPVNAGATNWMPPSFNPQTGLFYVTTEDAYSMYYLTETDPRGAMGLGGKDELGVGLIGSYLTAMDYKTGKIAWRHKYPEAPSWGGTNVGHALLNTAGGLLFAGDPQGNLVAYDPANGNPLWHVHLGDVSGPVQTFLLDGKQYVIAAATDTLYAFRLN
- a CDS encoding c-type cytochrome; this encodes MSFAACSLLLALPVQAQQGQAAPLSRPNPYARKAVDSGLAEQGKNLFSVRCAFCHGSDARGGESGPNLLRSSVVLNDEDGEKIGEVVLHGRPQQGMPSFDLTAQQIKQIAGFLHSIPVSGNQRREAALIIPVGDRIEGEKQFQSKCSSCHSVTGDLKGIGARTTDPRTLQQTWMMPGMRGGDPSVKTPQKTVTVTKAGMIVKGDLLRIDDFIVRLKTDNGTIRSFTRATDDPKVVVHDPLKGHLDLLSSYTDKSIHDLTAYLVTLR